Proteins encoded by one window of Ulvibacter sp. MAR_2010_11:
- a CDS encoding glycosyltransferase, giving the protein MRVVQLIDSLSAGGAERIAVTLANSLSTRIEGSYLCVSRKEGILKSKLHPNVSYLFLDKRGTLDFSALLRFRRFVKQNKIDIIHAHTTSYFFATLLKILTPTVKLIWHEHHGNRVTTKRIHNKSLYLCSYFFGAIIAVNEALSKWCKKELTTKKVVFVPNFVESFDNSDEIANHDKLIVCLANLRVPKNHLNLLKAFKIVHEKFPDWKLQLVGNDFNDAYSEGVKNYISENNLETAVEVMGGISDTEVVLRKASIGVLSSDSEGLPMALLEYGASGLVVVTTKVGECEKVISTFGKTVPSNNSNALSEALLHYIEDKNARLRDAQRFREHILSTYSGNAILPQLIEIYKN; this is encoded by the coding sequence ATGAGAGTAGTACAACTTATAGATTCTTTGTCGGCCGGAGGCGCAGAGCGTATTGCAGTGACGCTAGCCAATAGCTTAAGTACGCGAATAGAAGGCTCTTATCTATGTGTAAGCCGCAAAGAAGGAATTTTAAAGTCCAAGTTGCATCCCAATGTTTCTTATCTGTTTTTAGACAAAAGAGGTACTTTGGATTTCTCGGCATTGTTGCGATTTCGACGTTTTGTCAAACAAAATAAAATTGATATTATTCATGCACACACCACTTCCTATTTTTTTGCGACTCTGTTAAAGATACTTACCCCTACCGTAAAACTAATATGGCACGAACATCACGGGAATAGAGTTACAACCAAACGAATTCACAACAAGTCGCTATATCTGTGTTCGTATTTCTTCGGTGCCATCATTGCAGTGAATGAGGCCTTGAGTAAATGGTGTAAAAAGGAGTTGACAACAAAAAAAGTAGTATTTGTTCCCAATTTTGTGGAAAGTTTTGATAATTCAGACGAAATAGCTAACCATGACAAACTAATAGTTTGTTTGGCCAATTTAAGGGTGCCCAAAAATCATCTCAATTTACTGAAGGCATTTAAAATAGTACATGAAAAATTCCCGGATTGGAAACTACAGTTGGTTGGAAACGATTTTAATGATGCCTATTCAGAGGGGGTTAAAAACTATATTTCAGAAAATAATTTAGAAACTGCTGTCGAAGTTATGGGTGGCATTTCAGATACTGAAGTGGTTTTAAGAAAAGCTTCAATAGGTGTATTGTCATCGGACAGCGAAGGCCTGCCCATGGCGTTATTGGAGTATGGTGCTTCGGGTTTGGTAGTTGTAACAACCAAAGTGGGGGAGTGTGAGAAAGTAATTAGTACATTTGGAAAAACGGTGCCTTCCAATAATTCCAATGCGCTTTCCGAAGCCTTACTGCATTACATTGAAGATAAGAATGCAAGACTGAGAGATGCACAAAGATTTAGAGAACATATTTTATCCACTTATTCCGGAAATGCTATTTTACCACAGTTAATTGAAATTTATAAAAATTGA
- a CDS encoding carboxymuconolactone decarboxylase family protein translates to MQNNIVEEFNAYRSKMNEKLLDDNNKIIKRIFNLDTNAYMEGVLPKKTKELLGLGNSMVLRCDDCVRYHLEECHKLKISKEEVVEALSISLLIGGTIVVPHLRRAFEYWEALDATQN, encoded by the coding sequence ATGCAAAATAACATAGTAGAAGAATTTAATGCCTATCGTTCTAAAATGAACGAAAAGCTGTTGGACGATAATAATAAAATTATCAAACGTATTTTCAATCTGGATACCAACGCCTATATGGAAGGTGTGTTACCAAAAAAAACTAAAGAATTGCTGGGACTTGGGAATTCTATGGTACTCCGCTGTGACGACTGCGTACGTTACCATCTGGAAGAATGTCATAAACTGAAGATATCTAAAGAAGAAGTAGTCGAAGCGCTGAGCATTTCATTGTTAATTGGCGGAACAATCGTTGTTCCCCATCTGCGAAGAGCCTTTGAATATTGGGAGGCTTTGGATGCTACTCAAAATTAA
- a CDS encoding sugar transferase: MSSIHFDISERKILLRLLDIACVLGLLYLVGLIFNFDYFKINADHWVWSIVLGIYLTIFATIFELYNLQKASKFEVVVQNIILTSSVTVLFYLLTPFYTPTLPSNRLQIIYFYISVNLALFLWRYAYIVLISAPRFFKKVLLIANGRDIDGIITSLQKSDPNYRVIGYINTEKTSFSSLFHENIRDFGLQNITETIEEHSISEIVVATPDSSGMTLTLYNQLIGLLEKGVAIREYTQVYEEITRRVPVQHVDKDFYRYFPFSRSNQNKLYLFFHRVLDLLFSLIGLLFGLVIFPLIIIGNLFANRGPLFYSQIRVGRNGKHFRIYKLRSMVIDAEKDGAQFAEKKDVRITKFGRFLRRSRFDEIPQFINVIKGDMSVIGPRPERPVFVKELSDKIPFYEVRHLVKPGVTGWAQVNAKYGTTREDALEKLQYDLYYIKRRSLFLDISIVIKTLSTIIFYRGQ; this comes from the coding sequence ATGTCGAGTATCCATTTTGATATTTCCGAACGTAAAATTTTACTGCGTCTATTAGACATTGCCTGTGTGCTGGGGTTGTTGTATTTAGTTGGCCTTATTTTTAATTTCGATTACTTTAAAATCAATGCCGATCACTGGGTTTGGTCTATCGTTTTAGGAATTTACCTTACCATTTTTGCTACGATATTCGAATTGTATAATCTTCAAAAAGCCAGCAAATTTGAAGTTGTCGTACAAAATATAATTCTCACCTCTTCGGTAACTGTGTTGTTTTATCTGCTTACACCTTTTTATACGCCAACATTACCGTCCAATCGATTGCAGATTATTTATTTTTACATCTCGGTCAATCTGGCATTATTTCTATGGCGGTATGCCTATATCGTTTTAATTTCGGCGCCGCGATTCTTTAAAAAAGTGTTGCTTATTGCCAATGGGCGTGATATAGATGGTATTATTACTTCACTACAGAAGTCGGATCCCAACTACAGAGTGATTGGCTATATCAATACCGAAAAGACATCATTTTCGTCCTTGTTCCATGAGAATATACGGGACTTCGGATTGCAAAATATAACAGAGACCATCGAAGAACATTCTATCTCTGAAATTGTGGTGGCAACACCGGATTCTTCAGGGATGACGCTAACGCTGTACAATCAATTAATAGGCTTGCTGGAAAAGGGTGTGGCAATAAGAGAATACACTCAGGTATATGAAGAAATAACACGACGCGTGCCTGTACAGCACGTCGATAAAGACTTTTACAGGTATTTTCCTTTTAGCCGAAGCAATCAGAATAAATTATATCTCTTTTTTCACCGAGTCCTGGATTTACTTTTTTCTCTCATCGGACTACTCTTTGGACTGGTTATTTTTCCGCTTATTATTATTGGAAATCTTTTTGCCAACCGAGGCCCTTTGTTTTATTCTCAGATACGAGTGGGTCGCAACGGAAAACATTTCAGAATATACAAACTGCGAAGTATGGTCATCGACGCCGAAAAGGACGGCGCTCAATTTGCCGAAAAAAAGGATGTGCGTATTACCAAATTCGGACGATTTTTACGTAGATCCCGTTTCGATGAAATTCCGCAGTTCATCAATGTTATAAAGGGAGATATGAGCGTTATTGGTCCCAGACCCGAACGCCCGGTTTTTGTAAAGGAGCTTTCAGATAAGATTCCTTTTTACGAAGTACGGCATCTGGTAAAACCCGGCGTTACCGGATGGGCACAGGTAAACGCTAAATACGGTACAACCCGGGAAGATGCGCTGGAAAAACTACAATACGACTTGTACTATATAAAAAGAAGGAGTCTCTTTCTGGATATTAGTATTGTAATTAAAACCCTCAGCACCATTATTTTTTATCGGGGTCAATAG
- a CDS encoding PorV/PorQ family protein encodes MNIGVDAAAFGMANAVVASTDDVNSGYWNPAGLVNLEDKQLSLMHASYFANIANYDYVGFAMPLDDRSAVGLSVIRFGVDDILNTTQLIDDQGNIDYNRISLFSTADYGVTFSYARRLPLDGLNVGINAKVIRRVIGDFASSWGFGLDAALQFETGDWKFGLMARDITTTFNAWSIDEEKFAEIAGAVDGQNQELPETTEITIPKLQLGMSRKFVYHYDFSLVAEVDLNFRFAETNDIISSSFTSIDPALGLEFGYIDMVFVRGGLGNFQNIKQLDGSESVGFQPNIGVGFKYKGIQVDYALTDIGDQSAALYSNVFSVTLDWSIFR; translated from the coding sequence ATGAATATTGGTGTTGATGCAGCTGCTTTTGGAATGGCGAATGCAGTTGTGGCTTCTACAGACGATGTCAATTCGGGTTATTGGAATCCTGCAGGATTGGTAAACTTAGAAGACAAACAACTTTCTTTAATGCATGCTTCCTATTTCGCGAATATTGCCAACTACGATTATGTAGGTTTTGCCATGCCATTGGACGACCGCAGTGCCGTGGGACTCTCTGTAATTCGTTTTGGTGTAGATGATATCTTAAATACTACCCAACTTATAGACGACCAGGGGAATATTGATTACAACCGAATTAGTCTCTTTTCCACAGCCGATTATGGGGTTACCTTTTCTTATGCGCGCCGTTTACCACTGGATGGATTAAATGTGGGTATAAATGCCAAGGTAATTCGCCGTGTGATTGGAGATTTTGCTTCTTCCTGGGGGTTTGGACTGGATGCTGCCTTACAATTTGAAACGGGCGACTGGAAGTTTGGGCTTATGGCACGAGACATTACCACAACTTTTAATGCCTGGTCCATCGATGAAGAAAAATTCGCGGAAATAGCAGGAGCGGTTGACGGACAAAATCAGGAACTACCTGAAACCACCGAGATCACCATCCCGAAATTACAACTGGGAATGTCCAGAAAGTTTGTATACCACTACGATTTTTCATTGGTAGCCGAAGTAGACCTCAACTTCAGGTTTGCCGAAACCAACGATATTATTTCATCCTCATTTACCAGTATCGATCCCGCCTTGGGATTAGAATTTGGCTATATAGACATGGTTTTTGTTCGTGGCGGTTTGGGGAATTTTCAGAATATAAAACAACTGGACGGCAGTGAATCTGTAGGGTTTCAGCCTAATATTGGGGTCGGATTTAAATACAAAGGCATTCAGGTAGATTACGCCTTAACCGATATTGGAGACCAAAGTGCCGCATTGTACAGTAATGTTTTTTCCGTTACTTTAGACTGGAGTATTTTTAGGTAA
- the tatC gene encoding twin-arginine translocase subunit TatC gives MSSRKKIARAVNEMSFLDHLEELRWHLIRSTIAIVLLGVIAFIAKDFIFDVLLFGPKKADFPTYKLLCKAAKYLGLEDSFCFTELPFRIQSRTMAGQFSAHIWTSITAGFIVAFPFVIWEFWKFVSPGLKDNERKTSRGFIIAASLLFFIGVLFGYYVVTPLSINFLGSYQVSSQVFNDFDLSSYIGLVRASVLASGLIFELPIIIYFLTKIGVVTPEMLKKYRKFALVIVLIISAVITPPDIASQIIVAIPVLILYEVSIFISKGVIRRQNKKAKAQANAK, from the coding sequence ATGTCAAGCAGAAAGAAAATTGCGCGTGCCGTAAATGAAATGTCTTTTCTCGACCATCTGGAAGAGCTGCGCTGGCATTTAATTCGTTCTACCATTGCCATAGTGTTATTAGGCGTAATTGCCTTTATCGCCAAAGATTTTATTTTCGATGTGCTATTATTCGGTCCTAAGAAAGCCGATTTCCCGACCTATAAGCTTCTCTGTAAAGCAGCGAAATATTTAGGCCTTGAAGACAGTTTCTGTTTTACCGAACTTCCCTTCCGTATTCAAAGCCGAACCATGGCCGGACAGTTTTCGGCACATATCTGGACGTCAATTACCGCCGGATTTATTGTCGCCTTCCCATTTGTTATCTGGGAATTCTGGAAGTTTGTAAGCCCGGGATTAAAAGACAACGAGCGCAAGACAAGTCGCGGATTTATTATCGCGGCATCCCTATTATTTTTCATCGGAGTATTATTCGGGTATTATGTGGTAACGCCACTATCCATCAACTTCCTGGGAAGCTATCAGGTGAGCTCACAGGTGTTTAACGATTTCGATTTAAGTAGTTACATTGGATTGGTAAGAGCTTCGGTGTTGGCCAGCGGACTTATTTTCGAATTGCCCATCATCATCTATTTCTTGACCAAAATTGGTGTCGTTACTCCGGAAATGCTCAAAAAGTACAGGAAATTTGCGTTAGTCATCGTTCTAATTATTTCAGCTGTAATCACCCCACCCGATATCGCAAGTCAGATTATCGTTGCCATCCCTGTACTTATCTTGTACGAAGTGAGTATCTTTATTTCGAAAGGTGTAATTCGCAGACAAAACAAAAAAGCAAAAGCACAAGCAAATGCAAAATAA
- a CDS encoding phosphatidylcholine/phosphatidylserine synthase → MIKQIPNIITSLNLLCGCVAILFAVSGDLITTSIFVFSGIFFDFFDGLAARLLKAQSALGLQLDSLADMITSGVAPAVVMLQMLSLASTGTYIELYSENTESMAWIAANFSLLPFTGLLIAVASGYRLAKFNIDTRQTNSFIGLPTPANAMLILSLPLILQYQNSELVESIVLNKWILIGLTVVSCILLNIEVSLFSLKFKTWDFKSNAIRYVFLLISVVCIVLLKFIAIPALLLLYILMSLFWKNK, encoded by the coding sequence ATGATTAAACAGATTCCTAACATTATAACTTCGCTCAATTTGTTGTGCGGTTGTGTGGCTATTTTATTTGCCGTTTCAGGCGATTTGATTACAACATCTATTTTTGTGTTCTCCGGTATTTTTTTCGATTTCTTCGACGGACTCGCGGCCAGATTATTAAAAGCGCAAAGTGCTTTGGGATTACAGTTGGATTCTCTGGCCGATATGATTACCAGTGGGGTGGCACCGGCTGTTGTAATGTTACAAATGTTGAGTTTGGCTTCTACCGGCACCTATATTGAGTTGTATTCTGAAAATACTGAATCCATGGCTTGGATTGCTGCAAATTTTAGTCTGCTGCCATTCACGGGATTGCTCATCGCCGTTGCTTCAGGGTACCGCCTGGCAAAATTTAATATCGATACAAGGCAAACAAATAGTTTTATCGGGTTGCCAACTCCGGCTAATGCAATGCTAATTTTAAGTTTGCCGTTAATCTTGCAGTATCAAAATTCTGAATTGGTTGAGAGTATCGTCCTAAATAAGTGGATACTTATAGGGTTAACAGTGGTAAGCTGTATTTTGTTGAACATAGAAGTATCGCTCTTCTCTTTAAAATTTAAAACATGGGACTTTAAAAGCAATGCAATTAGGTATGTGTTCTTGCTAATAAGTGTAGTGTGTATTGTTTTACTGAAATTTATAGCGATACCCGCACTGCTACTGCTGTATATTCTGATGTCGCTCTTTTGGAAAAATAAATAA
- a CDS encoding DUF4105 domain-containing protein: MKKILLLFSLFLLFVSIELKAQYIPISEEAEVSILTIGPGAQLYDKFGHSAYRVKDETTGLDLVFNYGVYDFDTPNFYTKFAQGKLLYKLDVSLYEPFFETYKAQNRWIKEQELNLTYYQKKNVFEFLQNNAKPENKFYKYDFFFDNCATKIRDVLVSVLGADLKYNDASVPEDYTFRELIQKNVYWNSWGSLGMDVAIGAVVDKKATAWEYQFLPDYVFEEAATATLQQRGGKTPLVKKSQTLFQNSPTKEEQNFFASPLFFFGLLGVFIIIATFRDYKNKFRSRYLDVSISLITGLIGVFLLLLWVATDHTATANNYNLLWAFPLNIILAFFAVKRQPPMWVQRYVFLLLVLLVLMTIHWITGVQVFAKAFTPMFLALGVRYIYVIYYLKRQALPIDPDKK; this comes from the coding sequence GTGAAAAAAATCCTTTTACTTTTTTCGTTATTTCTTCTATTTGTTTCAATCGAGCTAAAAGCACAGTATATTCCTATTTCAGAAGAGGCTGAAGTAAGTATCCTTACCATTGGTCCGGGAGCGCAACTATATGATAAATTTGGTCATAGTGCTTACCGCGTTAAGGATGAGACTACGGGCTTGGACTTGGTTTTCAATTACGGAGTATACGATTTTGACACGCCGAATTTCTATACCAAATTTGCACAAGGTAAATTGCTGTATAAACTCGATGTAAGTCTGTACGAACCCTTTTTTGAAACCTACAAGGCCCAAAACAGATGGATAAAGGAGCAAGAATTGAATTTGACGTATTACCAAAAGAAGAATGTTTTTGAATTTCTTCAGAACAATGCGAAGCCGGAAAATAAATTTTATAAATACGATTTCTTTTTCGACAATTGCGCCACAAAAATTAGAGATGTACTCGTTTCGGTTTTAGGCGCAGATTTGAAATACAATGATGCAAGCGTCCCGGAAGACTATACTTTTAGAGAACTTATTCAGAAAAATGTCTACTGGAACTCATGGGGAAGTTTAGGGATGGATGTGGCCATTGGGGCCGTGGTAGATAAAAAAGCAACGGCCTGGGAATATCAATTTTTACCCGATTATGTTTTTGAAGAAGCCGCCACTGCAACTTTACAACAACGAGGTGGTAAAACTCCCCTGGTAAAAAAATCTCAAACCTTATTTCAAAATTCACCAACAAAGGAAGAACAAAACTTTTTTGCAAGTCCGTTGTTTTTCTTCGGATTGCTAGGGGTATTTATTATCATAGCAACATTTAGAGATTATAAAAACAAGTTTCGCAGTCGTTACTTGGATGTCTCTATTTCTCTAATTACAGGCCTAATAGGTGTGTTTTTGTTACTCTTATGGGTTGCGACAGATCACACAGCAACCGCAAATAATTACAACCTGCTGTGGGCTTTTCCATTAAATATTATTTTGGCGTTTTTTGCAGTAAAGAGACAACCACCCATGTGGGTGCAACGTTATGTTTTCTTGCTGTTAGTTTTGCTTGTTCTAATGACCATTCACTGGATTACCGGAGTACAGGTGTTTGCAAAGGCATTCACCCCTATGTTCCTGGCATTAGGTGTGCGTTATATCTATGTGATTTATTATCTGAAAAGACAAGCCCTTCCTATTGACCCCGATAAAAAATAA
- a CDS encoding O-antigen ligase — MIRVKPIKKITYVQLLLLHIAMAYVIYLFEATSKFFLLAAVAYFLVRIFSNRNRKDEVLLGAAYVMGFEVFSRMTGGAFNYEFAKYTVIAFLVLGMFFNGFRRKSWPYIFYILFLVPGVLFSAINLNYETNFLNAISFNLSGPLCLAISALYCYNRRMPAERLNEILLAALLPILSMTAYLYVYTPNIRDVLSGTQSNFEASGGFGPNQVSTLLGLGMFILFSRLLLIKSRFINLIDITLLAFVAYRAIVTFSRGGVITAGICALLFFAYYFYKANLKEKGSLIPKSVIIFGVIVVTWVFTSISTFGLINKRYSNQDAAGREKADVTTGRAELVTGELETFMERPFTGIGVGKIREYRKEKTGRLVATHSEVSRTLSEHGVFGFFALLVLMIAPWVFRMNNRSNIYFFSFFVFWLLTINHSSMRIAAPAFIYGLCLISIIDAKKKPAIHRK; from the coding sequence TTGATACGTGTCAAGCCCATAAAAAAAATTACCTATGTTCAGCTGCTGCTGCTGCATATTGCTATGGCATATGTAATTTATTTATTTGAAGCAACTTCTAAATTTTTTCTGTTAGCGGCGGTTGCGTATTTTTTAGTGAGGATATTTTCAAACCGTAACCGAAAGGACGAGGTGCTTTTAGGAGCAGCCTATGTCATGGGGTTTGAAGTATTTTCGAGAATGACGGGTGGTGCCTTCAATTACGAATTTGCCAAGTATACCGTAATTGCCTTTTTGGTTTTGGGGATGTTTTTTAACGGATTTAGACGTAAATCCTGGCCCTACATTTTCTATATACTTTTTTTGGTGCCGGGAGTGCTTTTTTCAGCGATAAACCTTAATTACGAAACCAATTTTTTAAATGCAATTAGTTTTAATCTCAGTGGTCCTTTGTGTTTGGCGATTTCAGCCTTGTACTGCTATAACCGAAGGATGCCGGCGGAACGGCTAAACGAAATTCTGTTGGCTGCATTGTTGCCGATTTTATCAATGACTGCTTATCTCTATGTGTATACACCAAATATCAGGGATGTATTAAGTGGCACCCAGTCCAACTTTGAAGCATCAGGAGGATTTGGTCCCAATCAGGTGTCAACTCTGCTAGGACTTGGAATGTTTATTCTTTTTTCTAGATTACTCCTTATAAAAAGTCGTTTTATAAATTTAATAGATATAACGCTTTTGGCATTTGTTGCGTATCGGGCAATTGTAACATTTTCAAGAGGAGGGGTGATTACAGCCGGAATTTGTGCCCTTTTGTTTTTTGCGTACTACTTTTATAAGGCAAATTTAAAAGAGAAGGGATCTTTAATTCCTAAGTCGGTAATAATATTTGGAGTTATAGTAGTAACATGGGTGTTTACTTCCATTTCTACTTTCGGATTAATCAATAAAAGATATTCAAATCAGGATGCCGCAGGAAGAGAAAAGGCCGATGTAACAACGGGTCGAGCGGAGCTGGTAACCGGAGAATTAGAAACGTTTATGGAACGTCCTTTTACAGGAATAGGTGTTGGAAAAATAAGGGAATATCGAAAAGAGAAAACCGGAAGATTGGTTGCAACACATAGTGAAGTGAGCAGGACATTGTCTGAGCATGGAGTTTTTGGTTTTTTTGCCCTTTTAGTTTTAATGATAGCTCCCTGGGTTTTTAGGATGAACAACAGGTCCAATATTTATTTCTTTTCATTCTTTGTTTTTTGGTTGTTAACCATCAATCATTCCTCCATGCGTATTGCCGCACCTGCTTTTATATACGGCCTCTGTTTAATTTCAATTATCGATGCAAAGAAAAAGCCTGCTATACATAGGAAATAA
- a CDS encoding glycosyltransferase family 4 protein, translating into MQRKSLLYIGNKLSKKGSTITSIETLGAFLTKEGYCVYTASSKQNKLLRFFHMLFSTLRYSRKVSVVLIDTYSTQNFYYAVAVAGLCRALKLPYIPILRGGDLPKRLQGSKKKCNALFNGATTNVAPSLYLQEAFLSEGYSNLTYIPNTIEIDNYPFLLRKKVLPKLLWVRSFAEIYNPQLAIEVLSFLKEKGLEASLCMVGPEKDGSMEKCKLKAKALDLDVTFTGMLSKQEWIALSKNYDIFINTTNFDNTPVSVIEAMALGLPVVSTNVGGIPYLIENEKDGLLVPPDNTEALANAILKVIADETLTVSLAENARSKVEAFDWKKVKHSWLRLLNN; encoded by the coding sequence ATGCAAAGAAAAAGCCTGCTATACATAGGAAATAAACTCTCTAAAAAAGGAAGCACAATTACTTCCATAGAAACATTGGGTGCCTTTTTAACCAAGGAAGGCTATTGTGTTTATACAGCTTCTTCCAAACAGAACAAGTTATTGAGATTTTTCCATATGCTTTTTTCCACATTGCGATATTCAAGAAAGGTATCGGTAGTTTTAATAGACACCTACAGTACTCAAAACTTTTACTATGCAGTTGCCGTGGCAGGATTATGCAGAGCTTTAAAACTTCCATACATTCCTATTTTAAGAGGGGGTGATCTTCCAAAGCGATTACAAGGAAGTAAGAAAAAATGTAATGCATTATTTAATGGTGCTACAACAAATGTTGCACCTTCTTTGTACTTGCAGGAAGCTTTTTTAAGCGAAGGGTATTCCAATCTCACATATATTCCAAATACTATCGAAATTGATAACTACCCTTTTTTACTTCGGAAAAAGGTGCTGCCTAAGTTGCTATGGGTACGTTCTTTTGCTGAAATTTATAATCCGCAGCTTGCAATTGAAGTACTTTCATTTTTAAAGGAAAAGGGATTAGAAGCCTCGTTATGCATGGTGGGGCCCGAAAAGGATGGAAGTATGGAAAAATGTAAATTGAAAGCCAAGGCCTTGGACCTGGATGTAACTTTCACCGGAATGTTATCCAAACAGGAATGGATTGCACTTTCAAAAAACTACGATATTTTTATAAATACGACCAATTTCGACAATACGCCTGTAAGTGTGATAGAGGCTATGGCCCTCGGACTTCCGGTAGTTTCAACCAATGTGGGCGGGATTCCTTATTTAATTGAAAATGAAAAGGATGGATTGCTCGTTCCACCCGATAATACCGAAGCGCTCGCAAATGCTATTTTAAAAGTGATTGCAGACGAAACTCTCACTGTAAGTTTGGCTGAAAATGCAAGAAGCAAGGTGGAAGCTTTCGATTGGAAGAAAGTAAAACATAGTTGGTTAAGACTTTTAAACAACTAA
- a CDS encoding SIS domain-containing protein, whose amino-acid sequence MHLSELVDAEFADAVSYIYQSKGRVIVTGIGKSANIATKIVATLNSTGTPAIFMHAADAIHGDLGTIQQNDTVICISKSGNTPEIKVLVPLIKAIGNKLIGITSHKDSFLGIQADFVLNAYVEKEACPNNLAPTTSTTAQLVIGDALAMCLLDLRGFSSKDFAKFHPGGSLGKKLYLRVSNLTSLNEKPQVHPDTDVKKVIVEISEKMLGVTAVVENDKIVGIITDGDLRRMLTRVDTFAGLTAKDIMSKNPKIIANDAMAVEAMELMDTHGITQLLAQDKGRYSGVVHIHNLTKEGII is encoded by the coding sequence ATGCACCTTTCCGAATTAGTGGATGCCGAATTTGCCGATGCTGTTAGTTATATATATCAATCTAAAGGGCGTGTCATCGTCACCGGAATTGGAAAAAGCGCCAATATTGCCACAAAAATTGTTGCAACTTTAAATTCTACAGGCACTCCTGCAATTTTTATGCATGCTGCCGACGCAATTCACGGAGATCTGGGAACCATTCAGCAAAACGATACTGTAATATGTATCTCTAAAAGCGGAAACACACCCGAAATTAAAGTGCTTGTACCCCTCATTAAAGCCATTGGAAATAAATTAATTGGAATTACTTCTCATAAAGATTCATTTTTGGGAATCCAGGCCGATTTTGTTTTGAATGCCTATGTCGAAAAAGAAGCCTGCCCAAATAACCTTGCGCCTACTACCAGCACCACCGCACAACTTGTTATTGGAGATGCGCTGGCGATGTGCTTATTGGATTTACGGGGATTTTCAAGTAAGGATTTTGCGAAATTCCATCCGGGAGGATCCTTGGGGAAAAAACTCTATTTACGTGTAAGCAACCTTACTTCACTTAACGAAAAACCACAGGTACACCCCGATACAGACGTTAAAAAAGTAATTGTAGAAATCTCCGAAAAAATGCTGGGGGTAACCGCTGTTGTCGAAAACGATAAAATAGTGGGAATCATCACCGATGGTGATTTACGTCGAATGTTAACTCGGGTAGATACCTTCGCCGGTCTTACTGCAAAAGATATTATGTCTAAAAACCCAAAAATAATTGCAAACGACGCCATGGCAGTAGAAGCCATGGAACTTATGGACACCCATGGAATTACCCAATTACTGGCTCAAGACAAGGGACGTTACAGCGGCGTGGTGCATATTCATAACCTAACCAAAGAAGGTATCATTTAA
- the lptB gene encoding LPS export ABC transporter ATP-binding protein produces MKLKAEGLIKSYKGRPVVKGITVEVNQGEIVGLLGPNGAGKTTSFYMIVGLIKPNGGRIFLEGTEITKYPMYKRAQNGIGYLAQEASVFRKLSVEDNILSVLQLTKLSKKEQNQKMETLIEEFGLGHIRKSRGDLLSGGERRRTEIARALATDPHFILLDEPFAGVDPVAVEDIQRIVAQLKQKNIGILITDHNVQETLAITDRTYLMFEGSILKHGVPEELAADEMVRKVYLGQNFELRKKKLEF; encoded by the coding sequence ATGAAGCTAAAAGCCGAAGGACTTATAAAATCGTATAAAGGCCGCCCCGTGGTAAAGGGAATTACCGTGGAGGTAAATCAGGGGGAGATCGTGGGGCTTCTGGGACCTAACGGTGCCGGAAAAACTACCTCCTTTTATATGATTGTGGGACTCATTAAACCCAATGGCGGAAGAATCTTTCTGGAAGGCACCGAAATCACCAAATATCCCATGTACAAACGTGCACAAAACGGAATCGGGTATCTTGCACAGGAAGCTTCGGTCTTTCGTAAGTTAAGCGTGGAAGACAATATTTTAAGTGTGCTTCAATTGACCAAGCTCTCCAAAAAAGAGCAAAACCAGAAAATGGAAACGCTCATTGAAGAGTTCGGACTCGGGCATATTCGCAAAAGTCGTGGAGATCTATTGAGTGGAGGAGAACGCCGTCGGACCGAAATTGCCAGAGCGCTTGCTACCGACCCGCATTTTATTCTGCTCGATGAGCCTTTTGCAGGGGTGGATCCGGTGGCAGTGGAAGACATTCAGCGAATTGTGGCGCAACTCAAACAAAAAAACATCGGGATTCTTATTACCGATCACAACGTCCAGGAAACCCTTGCTATTACCGATCGCACCTATCTAATGTTCGAGGGAAGTATCCTAAAGCATGGTGTTCCCGAAGAGCTCGCAGCCGATGAAATGGTGCGAAAAGTGTATTTGGGACAGAATTTCGAACTTCGAAAAAAGAAACTGGAGTTTTAA